DNA sequence from the Methanolobus sp. ZRKC5 genome:
CCAGGGAGTTCTTGACGATATAACCGACAAGCAATAACCTGATAACTGGCAGGTGTAAGCATAGCCCGCGTCTTTGCAATAAGTGAAACGTTCTATGATATTCTTTTCAACAAAGGCAAACCGATTTCTGCCTGCCCAGGTGGAGCTATGCTCAATAGTTCTATTTCACTCGGCAGAACAGGAGTTACGATTTCACTTATAAGTGAATTTGCCCGTGACAATATTGGGAATAGCATATATGAATTCCTAAGAGAGAACAACGTATCAACTGAGTATCTCCACCGCTACGAAGGTAAATCACCATTATCACTTGCTTTTTTAAACGACAGGAATGATGCCACGTATGAGTTCTACGAGGACTTTCCGCAAGAACGCCTTCTGACAGATATGCCCTGCTTTGCTCCGGATGATATTGTAATGTTTGGATCCATCCTTTCTGTGGCAAAGGAAGCCAGAAATAAGCTGGAAACCATCATCAATTCTGCAAAAAATGCAGGCTCAATTATTCTTTATGACCCTAATTTTCGAGAATCCCAACTTCCACTGATTGAAGAGATAAAGCCTATGATATCTAAAAATATAGCATATTCAGATATTGTGAGAGCCTCGGATGAGGACATGAAACTGGTAAAAGGATGCGAAAATTCTGAAGAGGCATATGAGTTTGTTCTGGAAAATGGCTGTGATCACCTTATATATACATCCAGTTCAGACGGTGTATACCTGAATACACCTTCTTTTTCAAAGTTCTATGAAGTACCTAGCATACAACCAGTTAGTACCGTAGGCGCCGGGGACAGTTTCAATGCAGGCATCGTTTACATGCTATATTCCAGAAAAATCAGAGATATTGAAGATATTCAGGAACATGTATGGGATGAAATAATAGGAAAGGCCATCGACTTTGCTTCTCATGTCTGTATGAGCACTGAGAACTATATATCCAACAACTTTGCCAATGGATTAAAAAAGATATAACACTAATACTAATTACTCAATTAAATTGATTAAAGTGGAGTGGGAGTAAATACAGTGGGTAACGCAGCTGTGGGAATCGAAGAGATGTTCGCAGGCCTCGAAAGTTCCGCAAAAGGACTTTCCGGGCAGGAAGCACTCGAAAGGTTACAGAAGTACGGAAAGAACGAACTTGAAGAGAAGGAAAGAACTACGGCATTGAAGGTCTTTGCCGGACAATTCGTGAACCTGATAGTATGGGTACTTATGGCTGCTGCTGTTATTTCCCTGATGATCGATGAGATCATTGACTTCTGGGTAATACTGTTTACAATTGCTGTTGTTATCGTACTTGGCTTTATACAGGAATACAGGGCTGAAAAAGCAATGGAAGCCCTGAAAAGCATAGTACAGCCCGAAACAACGGTCATCCGGGACATGAAACTTCGGAAGATACTCACAACTGATGTAATTCCCGGAGATGTACTTGTCCTGGAAACAGGAGATAAGGTGCCTGCAGATGCTGTCCTTTTTGAAACCATTGCCCTTAGACTGGATGAATCTGCCCTTACCGGTGAAAGTGTTCCGGTTGGGAAAACTCAAAATGAAAATATCTTTGCAGGTACCCAGCTTGTACATGGAAAATGTAAAGCTTTGGTCACGTCCACAGGGATGCGAACAAAGATAGGACAGATTGCCAGCCTAATACAGACAAAAAGTGAAGATACGCCCCTGCAGGCAAAGATAACAAGATTATCCCTGACACTTGCAATACTTGCGATACTTGCCTCAGCACTCACTTTTCTAATTGGTATTTCCATTGGTGCCCCTTTTGCTGATATGCTGCTCATAGCCCTTGCACTTGCTGTTGCAGCAGTGCCCGAAGGGTTGCCACTTACACTTACAATAACCCTTGCCTACGGTATGAAGAAAATGGCAGGTCACAACGCCATAATCAGAAAGATGCTCGCTGTTGAGACACTTGGTTCCACAACGGTCATATGCACGGATAAAACAGGCACCCTCACCAAGAACGAAATGACCGTGGAGAAGATATTTACCAGTGGGAACGTGCTCGAACTTACAGGGTCAGGGTACGCACCTAAAGGAGATTTCCTGAAAAAAGGCGACAGTGTCGATGTGAAGGAAGAGGATACTTCAATAAAACTGCTAAAAGCCATCGCATTGTGTAATAATTCTGCCATAGAAAAAAGAAAGGATAAATGGGAAGTTATCGGAGATCCTACGGAAATTGCGCTTACTGTTGCAGCTGCGAAGGCAGACATTTGGAAGGATGAACTGGATAAAGACTATGAGATGGTTGAGGAAATTGTTTTCACTTCTGAAAGAAAACTTATGACAACCATCCATAACACCGGCAGAGGAACAGTCTCATTCACAAAGGGAGCACCTGAGTTCGTTATCCCTAAATGTAGCAGTATTGAAAAGAACGGAGAATTATACAGCATCACCCAAGAGGACAGGGAAACAGTACTTGATAAAAATCTCGAGTTTGCAAGTTCGGCTTATCGTGTACTAGCAGTTGCATGTAAGGAAAGTCCCGGAGAAAAATTAGAGGGGAACTCTGAAAAGGACATGACTTTCCTTGGACTTGTTGCCATGATCGATCCTCCTCATGAAGAGGTCAAGGATGCCGTGGAAATGTGCAGAAAAGCCGGTATTAAGGTAATTATGATAACCGGCGATAACCAGGAGACTGCAAAAGCCAT
Encoded proteins:
- a CDS encoding PfkB family carbohydrate kinase produces the protein MSACPGGAMLNSSISLGRTGVTISLISEFARDNIGNSIYEFLRENNVSTEYLHRYEGKSPLSLAFLNDRNDATYEFYEDFPQERLLTDMPCFAPDDIVMFGSILSVAKEARNKLETIINSAKNAGSIILYDPNFRESQLPLIEEIKPMISKNIAYSDIVRASDEDMKLVKGCENSEEAYEFVLENGCDHLIYTSSSDGVYLNTPSFSKFYEVPSIQPVSTVGAGDSFNAGIVYMLYSRKIRDIEDIQEHVWDEIIGKAIDFASHVCMSTENYISNNFANGLKKI
- a CDS encoding cation-transporting P-type ATPase, with the protein product MGVNTVGNAAVGIEEMFAGLESSAKGLSGQEALERLQKYGKNELEEKERTTALKVFAGQFVNLIVWVLMAAAVISLMIDEIIDFWVILFTIAVVIVLGFIQEYRAEKAMEALKSIVQPETTVIRDMKLRKILTTDVIPGDVLVLETGDKVPADAVLFETIALRLDESALTGESVPVGKTQNENIFAGTQLVHGKCKALVTSTGMRTKIGQIASLIQTKSEDTPLQAKITRLSLTLAILAILASALTFLIGISIGAPFADMLLIALALAVAAVPEGLPLTLTITLAYGMKKMAGHNAIIRKMLAVETLGSTTVICTDKTGTLTKNEMTVEKIFTSGNVLELTGSGYAPKGDFLKKGDSVDVKEEDTSIKLLKAIALCNNSAIEKRKDKWEVIGDPTEIALTVAAAKADIWKDELDKDYEMVEEIVFTSERKLMTTIHNTGRGTVSFTKGAPEFVIPKCSSIEKNGELYSITQEDRETVLDKNLEFASSAYRVLAVACKESPGEKLEGNSEKDMTFLGLVAMIDPPHEEVKDAVEMCRKAGIKVIMITGDNQETAKAIGRSIGLFGYRQGCGVYEDEKLQRIAADCAVTGDELNELNDEEFSIIVENINVYARTMPEQKLRIVDTLQKKGHIVAMTGDGVNDAPALKKANIGIAMGIKGTDVAKESSVMILQDDNFATIVEAVKGGRTIYDNIEKFITYLISRNFTLVILIMAGITLLGFDLIPLLALQILFINMFNEIMPAISLGLDPAADGIMNRPPRDPNDNFLKKRNLFLVITLALIMGIASFLVFALSDPANDTVMARTLTFATVVSMILFIPLAFRSLERSVISIGIFTNKLMIAGVLATFFATMSVMYIPRLNEAFGLLPLSPEKWIMPIGVAFITFLCAEGLKYITRSVKTTDDVWK